A DNA window from Polynucleobacter sp. AP-Titi-500A-B4 contains the following coding sequences:
- a CDS encoding O-antigen polymerase encodes MAFLIKRFGVSNFYKNFLFTTVASYVVMICLNPPAGDSVIVSLVDENYGYFQHVIPGLYFTKYLIANLLGVTFLMIGISIPVMLSKDVRHETSKFLNGEIVDSKQQLQAVYKISVAIFLVCLPLIIWYVRETDGGPLLHMIGRMGDENYFVVERERSFKWLDPRWGLGSATILFYPLLFIRTTIFPIVLCILVLSLIKNFSRLKLLIAIPICLTISYYALYTMARAPFAALLLRLVIAIYLVKFFKDDRLFILALSSIVLVPIFITMPIYNNSFLETVVKIYNRLVVGPTNDVYNYISYCGNIIDFQYGATLLRPILQLFKLPNFYLENEIYKYLYPSGIFSGHNNAAYIANAYCDFGYMGVILVSIILGVIISCFHIFIVSKPKTLISCAWYGFLVYLFWVINFGSITSVFLANGLIVSTIVFSALSRVVYEKKY; translated from the coding sequence ATGGCTTTTCTCATTAAAAGATTTGGTGTTTCAAATTTTTACAAAAACTTCCTTTTTACGACGGTGGCTTCCTATGTAGTGATGATTTGCCTGAACCCCCCTGCTGGGGATAGCGTGATCGTGAGTTTGGTAGATGAAAATTATGGGTATTTTCAGCATGTAATACCAGGATTGTATTTTACGAAGTATCTAATCGCAAACTTATTAGGGGTTACTTTCTTGATGATTGGGATTTCGATACCAGTCATGCTTTCTAAGGACGTTAGACATGAAACAAGTAAGTTTTTAAATGGAGAAATTGTAGACAGTAAGCAGCAACTCCAAGCGGTATATAAAATTTCGGTAGCCATCTTTTTGGTATGTCTTCCCTTAATTATTTGGTATGTTAGGGAAACAGATGGCGGTCCTTTGCTTCACATGATTGGTCGTATGGGGGATGAGAATTATTTTGTTGTTGAGAGGGAGCGAAGTTTTAAATGGTTAGATCCTAGATGGGGACTTGGATCCGCCACCATCTTATTTTACCCATTACTTTTTATTCGTACGACCATCTTTCCTATAGTGCTATGTATTTTAGTTTTATCCTTAATTAAAAATTTCTCAAGATTAAAACTTTTAATTGCAATACCTATTTGCTTAACCATTAGCTATTACGCTCTTTATACAATGGCCAGAGCTCCTTTTGCGGCACTTCTATTGCGACTAGTTATCGCTATCTACCTGGTTAAATTTTTCAAGGATGACAGGCTATTTATCCTCGCTCTTAGCTCAATCGTGCTTGTGCCGATATTTATAACTATGCCAATCTATAACAATAGCTTCTTAGAGACTGTTGTGAAAATTTATAACAGACTTGTAGTGGGCCCCACAAATGATGTTTATAACTATATTAGCTATTGTGGCAACATTATTGACTTTCAATATGGAGCAACTTTACTAAGGCCTATATTGCAATTATTTAAGCTGCCTAATTTTTACTTAGAAAATGAGATATATAAATATCTTTACCCGAGTGGCATTTTTTCTGGCCATAATAACGCAGCTTATATAGCAAATGCATATTGTGATTTTGGATACATGGGAGTTATTTTGGTTTCAATAATATTAGGTGTAATAATCTCATGCTTTCATATTTTCATAGTTTCTAAGCCAAAGACTTTGATATCCTGCGCGTGGTATGGTTTTCTCGTCTATTTATTTTGGGTCATAAATTTTGGATCAATTACTTCGGTGTTTTTGGCAAATGGCTTGATTGTTTCCACTATTGTATTTTCAGCCCTTTCCAGAGTTGTTTATGAAAAAAAATACTAA
- a CDS encoding bifunctional 2-polyprenyl-6-hydroxyphenol methylase/3-demethylubiquinol 3-O-methyltransferase UbiG, whose protein sequence is MKKNTNFTEVTEFPDELVTQQQIDRFVQRYFWSVEYCKGKTILEVACGSGPGLPLIASVAKQVFALDIDKNLLSVAKKYNPNIVFFNDDIESHDFRGAKYDVIMIHEAIYYFEDPIGLLKRLKEILHPNGVILISSVNPSIEGFNKSQFSKNYLDISAYINAANELDMKLTVSGGFELAALNKNLSFKFRQKLKKLASSFGLIPKSMRGKRILKRIFFGRLSKMPVLKDKSNFIGRYIAPQAICKEQANDLDYEILYISLTLNS, encoded by the coding sequence ATGAAAAAAAATACTAACTTTACAGAAGTGACTGAGTTTCCAGATGAATTGGTTACTCAGCAGCAGATAGATAGATTTGTGCAAAGGTACTTCTGGTCGGTCGAATACTGTAAAGGGAAGACCATTTTGGAGGTTGCTTGTGGATCTGGTCCTGGGTTACCACTAATTGCTTCTGTTGCAAAGCAGGTATTTGCCTTAGACATTGATAAAAATTTGCTTTCAGTAGCAAAAAAATATAATCCAAATATTGTTTTCTTTAATGATGATATTGAGTCCCATGATTTTAGAGGGGCTAAATATGACGTGATCATGATACATGAGGCGATTTATTATTTTGAAGATCCAATTGGATTGCTTAAAAGACTGAAAGAGATTTTGCACCCTAATGGAGTAATTTTAATTTCCTCCGTTAACCCCAGTATTGAAGGCTTTAATAAGAGTCAATTTAGCAAAAATTACCTGGATATTTCTGCTTATATTAATGCCGCTAATGAGTTGGACATGAAATTAACTGTTTCTGGTGGATTTGAATTGGCGGCGTTAAACAAAAATCTTTCATTCAAATTTAGGCAAAAGCTAAAAAAGCTTGCCTCATCTTTCGGCTTGATTCCAAAATCTATGCGAGGTAAAAGGATTCTAAAGAGAATTTTCTTTGGCAGATTGAGTAAGATGCCCGTACTGAAAGACAAGAGCAATTTTATTGGGCGCTACATAGCCCCACAGGCGATATGCAAAGAGCAGGCGAATGATCTTGATTATGAAATACTTTATATTAGTCTGACATTGAACTCTTAG
- a CDS encoding O-antigen ligase family protein, whose translation MINSHTIDEKKFKIDRFFSFAILIMGMVLIDTIPLPNTIAIRNICLYLGAFFSIYFIYSEINEKNASLLTIPAIIFLIILWVIFLYFYHPTIQSQQLIELKSLWPRSFAATIFGVGLAVILIRKVHLAKIFFINYFVLALVNLISCLIEIYHAKTIPVVDYFGIFITKAPATYFLIFPFLITIGYLDSLIMRFSNLKNIFPRIITTLVILIFCIFSQYLMQSLNGLLIAFAVLLIQAGLFLTTQTKIKIRDRLILVLSALIIIAGFSYVYSTQNNKLKNIILDAQVGLQINEYPQWRYDSRDSGLPIVVDERTVNGSTFYRVASIKKGLEIIAINPAGAGFTFLPYGYYLKLEYPNARSDHTHSGWIDYTLGVGIPGMLLTLLAILYGLHHAVSNRFNQVGNADHQILNSISMWVLLGLTLLWTILEVSEKEYIEYLFFSISLFGSIAYIIHEQQQYD comes from the coding sequence ATGATTAATAGTCATACTATTGACGAAAAAAAATTTAAAATTGACCGTTTTTTTTCGTTTGCTATATTAATAATGGGAATGGTTCTTATTGATACCATTCCACTGCCGAATACAATTGCCATTAGAAATATTTGTCTTTACTTGGGTGCATTTTTTTCCATATATTTTATTTACTCTGAGATAAATGAAAAAAATGCGAGTCTTTTGACTATACCCGCCATTATTTTTTTAATAATTTTATGGGTGATTTTTTTATACTTTTACCATCCAACAATACAGTCACAGCAACTTATAGAACTTAAAAGTTTATGGCCCCGATCTTTTGCGGCCACTATTTTTGGAGTCGGATTAGCTGTGATTTTAATAAGAAAGGTCCATCTAGCAAAAATTTTTTTTATTAACTACTTTGTATTAGCGCTAGTAAATCTAATATCCTGCCTCATAGAAATTTATCATGCAAAAACAATCCCCGTTGTAGATTATTTTGGAATTTTCATTACAAAGGCCCCGGCCACTTACTTTTTAATATTTCCTTTTTTAATAACGATTGGCTATTTGGATAGTCTTATCATGAGATTTTCCAACTTGAAAAATATTTTTCCTAGAATCATAACTACATTAGTTATATTGATATTTTGCATATTTTCTCAATATCTTATGCAAAGCCTAAATGGATTATTAATAGCGTTTGCAGTTCTTTTGATTCAGGCTGGCCTATTTTTAACCACACAAACTAAAATTAAAATCCGAGATAGATTAATTTTGGTTTTGAGCGCCCTAATAATTATCGCCGGATTTAGCTATGTATATTCCACCCAAAACAACAAATTAAAAAATATAATTCTTGACGCACAAGTTGGCTTGCAAATTAACGAATACCCGCAGTGGCGCTACGATAGCCGAGATTCCGGCCTGCCAATTGTGGTGGATGAAAGAACTGTCAATGGAAGCACCTTCTATAGGGTCGCATCCATTAAAAAAGGCTTGGAGATTATCGCCATAAATCCTGCAGGAGCTGGATTTACCTTTCTTCCTTATGGTTACTACTTAAAGCTGGAATATCCAAATGCAAGATCTGACCACACTCACAGCGGGTGGATCGACTATACGCTTGGGGTTGGCATTCCGGGAATGCTTCTCACTTTACTAGCAATTTTATATGGTTTGCATCATGCCGTTTCCAATAGATTCAATCAAGTTGGAAATGCTGACCATCAAATACTTAATTCAATCTCGATGTGGGTATTATTAGGCTTAACTTTACTTTGGACAATTCTTGAGGTAAGTGAAAAAGAATATATTGAGTATCTATTTTTTTCGATATCATTATTTGGCTCTATAGCCTACATTATTCATGAGCAACAACAATATGACTAA
- the tviB gene encoding Vi polysaccharide biosynthesis UDP-N-acetylglucosamine C-6 dehydrogenase TviB: MKLDQMKLGIIGLGYVGLPLAVEFGKNRVVIGFDLNLRRIEELRSGIDSTLEVDAHELSRADKLIFSNNLEDLRVCNCFIVTVPTPIDEHKRPDLAPLIKASQSIGQVLKVGDIVIYESTVYPGCTEEECVPILERISGLKFNKDFFVGYSPERINPGDKEHRLANIKKVTSGSTPEVANLVDMLYGQIIVAGTHKAESIKVAEAAKVIENTQRDLNIALINELALIFNLMRIDTEAVLQAAGSKWNFLPFRPGLVGGHCIGVDPYYLTHKAQAIGYHPEVILAGRRVNDSMGPYIASQMVKAMTKQSIQVRGAKVLIMGLTFKEDCPDVRNSKVVDVYRELLDYDCQVDVYDPWVDSEEALHECGLKILPHLNNEKYDGIILAVAHQKFKEMGIGRIRSMGKERHILYDLKYIFNANQSDLRL; encoded by the coding sequence ATGAAACTAGATCAAATGAAATTGGGCATTATTGGGCTGGGTTATGTGGGTCTGCCACTTGCTGTTGAGTTTGGTAAAAATAGGGTAGTAATAGGTTTTGATCTGAATCTCAGGCGTATTGAAGAGTTGCGCTCGGGCATTGATTCAACTTTGGAGGTGGATGCTCATGAGCTGTCGCGGGCTGACAAGCTCATTTTTAGTAATAATCTCGAAGATTTGCGAGTATGCAATTGTTTTATTGTAACTGTGCCAACGCCGATTGATGAACATAAGAGGCCCGATCTCGCCCCCCTTATCAAAGCTTCGCAATCGATCGGCCAAGTTTTAAAGGTTGGCGACATTGTCATATATGAGTCAACCGTTTATCCAGGTTGCACCGAAGAAGAGTGCGTACCCATTTTAGAAAGGATCTCTGGCCTTAAATTTAACAAAGATTTTTTTGTTGGATACAGTCCAGAGCGAATCAATCCGGGTGATAAAGAACACCGTCTAGCAAATATTAAGAAAGTTACCTCTGGCTCTACGCCTGAGGTAGCTAACTTGGTTGATATGCTTTACGGGCAGATTATTGTGGCGGGCACCCATAAGGCTGAAAGTATCAAGGTTGCTGAGGCTGCGAAGGTGATTGAAAACACGCAGCGTGATTTAAACATTGCTTTAATTAATGAGCTGGCTCTTATTTTTAATTTAATGAGAATTGATACCGAAGCGGTTTTGCAGGCGGCGGGTTCAAAGTGGAATTTTTTGCCATTTCGCCCTGGTTTAGTTGGCGGTCATTGCATTGGTGTAGACCCCTACTACCTAACTCATAAGGCCCAGGCGATTGGTTATCACCCAGAGGTGATTTTGGCTGGCCGTCGGGTAAATGACAGCATGGGCCCTTATATTGCTAGTCAGATGGTTAAAGCAATGACCAAGCAAAGCATTCAGGTGCGTGGCGCAAAGGTATTAATTATGGGCTTGACCTTTAAGGAGGATTGCCCTGATGTCCGAAACTCTAAAGTTGTTGATGTTTATCGCGAACTTTTGGATTACGACTGTCAAGTTGATGTCTACGATCCTTGGGTCGACTCAGAAGAGGCTTTGCATGAATGCGGACTCAAAATTTTGCCACATTTAAACAATGAAAAATATGATGGAATTATTTTGGCAGTCGCTCATCAAAAATTTAAGGAGATGGGTATTGGGAGAATAAGATCTATGGGAAAAGAAAGGCACATTCTTTATGATTTGAAATATATTTTTAATGCTAATCAAAGTGATTTGCGACTTTAA
- a CDS encoding NAD-dependent epimerase/dehydratase family protein gives MDAKLPAYDDLLQRLKNEQHVWLVTGVAGFIGSNLLEALLKLDQRVVGLDNFSTGYRKNLDEVHSLVSQEQWSNFNFIEGDIRNLEDCDLACSGVEFVLHQAALGSVPRSIEDPICTNDVNIAGFLNMLVASRNSKVKRFVYAASSSTYGDHPDLPKIEKRIGKPLSPYAVTKYVNELYADVFARTYGLQSIGLRYFNVFGKRQDPIGAYSAVIPRWIAAMINGDKIHVNGDGETSRDFCYVENVVQANLLAATTENNLAIDQVYNIAIGDRTTLNELFDLLKNALSRARPDVLMTTPSYQGFRKGDVRHSQADITKAKRMLGYSPLFTVSKGVILAADWYLKDF, from the coding sequence ATGGATGCAAAATTGCCTGCATATGACGATCTTCTTCAGAGATTAAAAAATGAACAGCATGTTTGGTTGGTTACTGGTGTCGCTGGCTTTATTGGCAGCAATCTTTTGGAGGCACTCCTCAAGCTTGATCAGAGAGTGGTTGGTCTAGATAATTTTTCTACTGGTTATCGGAAAAATTTAGATGAAGTTCATTCATTGGTGTCGCAAGAGCAATGGAGTAATTTTAATTTCATAGAGGGAGATATTCGAAATTTAGAAGATTGTGATTTGGCTTGTAGCGGAGTTGAGTTTGTTTTGCATCAGGCTGCATTAGGTAGCGTGCCGCGAAGTATTGAGGATCCTATTTGTACGAATGATGTGAACATAGCAGGATTTTTGAATATGTTAGTTGCCAGCAGGAACTCTAAGGTAAAGCGGTTTGTTTATGCTGCCTCCAGTTCTACTTATGGGGATCACCCAGATCTTCCAAAGATTGAGAAAAGAATTGGCAAGCCCCTTTCTCCATATGCGGTCACAAAATATGTCAATGAGCTCTACGCAGACGTATTTGCAAGGACGTATGGATTACAGAGTATTGGATTGCGATACTTCAATGTGTTTGGAAAGAGGCAGGACCCTATAGGGGCTTACTCCGCCGTTATACCAAGATGGATTGCTGCAATGATCAATGGCGATAAAATTCATGTGAATGGAGATGGGGAAACCAGCCGTGATTTTTGCTATGTTGAAAATGTGGTGCAGGCTAATTTATTGGCTGCAACTACAGAAAATAATTTAGCAATTGATCAGGTTTATAACATAGCGATTGGGGATAGAACTACCCTTAATGAACTTTTTGATTTATTGAAAAACGCCTTAAGCAGAGCTCGCCCAGATGTTTTAATGACCACGCCGAGTTATCAGGGTTTTAGAAAAGGAGATGTTCGGCATTCGCAGGCTGATATCACTAAGGCAAAAAGAATGTTGGGTTATTCACCTCTTTTTACTGTTTCCAAAGGAGTTATATTGGCCGCTGATTGGTATTTAAAAGATTTCTAG
- a CDS encoding nucleoside-diphosphate sugar epimerase/dehydratase, which produces MPINIVKQSLLGLPRLIKRGLVVFCDVLICGLSVWLAFGLRLDWWGYFQNSQWMVFATSIGLSFPLFVSFGLYRAIFRYIGLIAFSSIVRAFIVYSGIFFCIFTIFGVGSVPRSIGVIQPILLFIGIGACRYLARSWLGGIKVNQKGSHIPQSVVLIYGAGSAGRQLAASLSSNNEIICKGFIDDGAHLQGSTINGIAVYSSANLRGLIQQLEVSDVLLAIPSVSSHRRSEIITSLNDCRVRVRTLPRFTDIASGKVKVSDLHDLDMNDLLGRTAVPPKVELLEKNIRDQAVLVTGAGGSIGSELCRQIIKFSPKSLILIDNSEHSLYLIYEELKGVIAGLDNDCLAMVDDNQVSSIDRAPSIELVPYLASVRDKDSLKKIFRDKLPNTVFHAAAYKHVPLVEQNSAEGIRNNVFGTLVSAQVSLDFDVSNFILVSTDKAVRPTNVMGASKRIAELVLQAMADLAAQRNQSTIFSMVRFGNVLGLSGSVAPLFSSQIAQGGPITLTHPEVTRYFMTIPEAAQLVVQAGAMAVGGDVFVLDMGGPVRIYDLATKMVYLSGLLVKDEKTSYGDIEIKVTGLRPGEKLYEELLIGDNPQPTTHPKIMKAHEEFLPWDHLQQELEKLILALDTGDARLIKDALKKLVPGYYPAQVG; this is translated from the coding sequence GTGCCAATTAATATAGTTAAACAGTCGCTTTTAGGTTTGCCTCGCTTGATTAAGCGAGGCTTGGTGGTATTTTGCGATGTGTTGATTTGTGGATTAAGTGTTTGGCTAGCGTTTGGACTTCGGTTGGATTGGTGGGGTTATTTCCAAAATAGTCAGTGGATGGTATTCGCCACTTCTATTGGACTCTCCTTTCCCCTCTTTGTTTCTTTTGGTTTATATCGGGCAATTTTTAGATATATCGGTTTGATTGCTTTTTCGTCAATAGTGCGCGCTTTCATTGTTTACAGCGGTATTTTTTTCTGCATATTTACGATCTTTGGGGTAGGTAGTGTGCCCAGGTCCATCGGCGTTATTCAGCCAATCTTATTATTCATTGGTATTGGTGCTTGTCGATATTTGGCGCGATCATGGTTGGGCGGCATCAAAGTAAATCAAAAGGGATCTCATATTCCTCAATCTGTTGTGCTAATTTATGGCGCTGGTTCAGCGGGTCGTCAATTGGCTGCGAGTTTGTCTAGCAACAATGAAATAATTTGTAAGGGCTTTATTGATGACGGCGCTCATTTGCAGGGAAGCACAATTAACGGTATCGCTGTCTACTCTAGTGCTAACTTACGGGGTCTTATTCAGCAACTTGAAGTATCGGATGTACTGTTGGCCATTCCTTCTGTCAGCTCGCATCGAAGATCTGAAATTATTACCTCGCTAAATGATTGCAGGGTTCGTGTTCGCACCCTGCCTAGGTTTACTGATATAGCCTCAGGCAAAGTCAAGGTATCAGATTTGCATGATTTAGATATGAATGACTTGCTTGGTAGGACGGCAGTCCCGCCCAAAGTCGAGCTCTTGGAGAAAAATATTCGAGATCAAGCGGTTTTGGTAACTGGGGCAGGCGGATCCATTGGAAGTGAATTATGTCGTCAGATTATTAAATTTTCCCCCAAATCCTTAATTCTGATTGATAACAGTGAACATTCCCTTTATTTGATATATGAGGAATTAAAGGGGGTTATCGCTGGCCTTGACAATGATTGCTTGGCAATGGTTGATGATAATCAAGTTTCTTCAATTGATAGGGCACCATCAATTGAATTGGTGCCCTATCTAGCTTCTGTGCGTGACAAGGATTCGCTCAAGAAAATCTTCAGAGATAAACTTCCAAATACCGTTTTTCATGCTGCTGCATATAAGCATGTTCCCTTGGTGGAGCAGAATTCTGCTGAAGGCATTCGAAATAATGTTTTTGGAACATTAGTTTCCGCTCAAGTGAGTTTGGATTTTGATGTAAGCAATTTTATTTTGGTGAGCACTGATAAAGCTGTAAGGCCAACTAATGTAATGGGAGCTAGCAAGCGTATTGCGGAGTTGGTTTTGCAGGCAATGGCAGATCTTGCAGCCCAGCGCAATCAGTCAACCATTTTTTCAATGGTGAGATTTGGCAATGTATTGGGTTTATCTGGATCGGTTGCTCCCCTTTTTAGCAGTCAAATTGCTCAAGGTGGCCCTATCACTCTGACACATCCCGAAGTGACGCGTTATTTCATGACCATTCCAGAGGCGGCTCAATTGGTAGTGCAGGCTGGCGCAATGGCTGTTGGGGGTGATGTCTTTGTTTTGGATATGGGTGGGCCGGTGCGTATTTATGATTTGGCTACTAAGATGGTGTATTTATCGGGACTATTAGTTAAAGATGAAAAAACTTCATATGGTGATATTGAAATCAAAGTTACTGGTTTGCGTCCGGGTGAAAAACTATATGAAGAGCTATTGATTGGCGACAATCCACAGCCAACCACTCACCCTAAAATTATGAAGGCGCACGAGGAGTTTTTGCCTTGGGATCATTTGCAGCAAGAGCTTGAAAAACTAATTTTGGCGCTAGATACAGGTGATGCCAGGTTAATAAAAGATGCTCTCAAAAAGTTGGTGCCTGGTTACTACCCAGCACAAGTGGGGTAG
- a CDS encoding recombinase RecT produces the protein MSSTQLSGQASISVNGWIKRLHRHPAFSGITFTQSPELSDLQDLQSPQTSQNTWMERTIYRPDGIMPTTVREYLSEVQNQGEVWKKMPKRMLRHRVLQQCARLAMGINVCNTNERSDKPRSKNKTMTPDPHQQANKKIIQEPNQQFKHTEKLKQMLQLSI, from the coding sequence TTGAGCTCTACCCAATTGAGCGGGCAAGCATCGATTAGCGTCAATGGTTGGATTAAGCGGTTGCATAGACACCCCGCTTTTAGCGGCATTACTTTTACTCAATCACCAGAACTCTCAGATTTACAAGATTTACAGAGTCCGCAGACCTCACAAAACACTTGGATGGAGCGCACCATCTATCGGCCTGACGGGATCATGCCAACTACCGTACGCGAATACCTATCTGAAGTACAAAACCAGGGTGAAGTTTGGAAAAAGATGCCAAAAAGGATGCTACGACATAGAGTGCTGCAGCAATGCGCGAGGTTGGCAATGGGGATTAATGTTTGCAACACCAATGAAAGGTCCGACAAACCGAGATCTAAAAATAAAACTATGACGCCAGATCCACATCAACAGGCTAACAAAAAGATAATTCAGGAACCTAATCAGCAATTTAAACACACAGAAAAATTGAAGCAAATGCTGCAATTGTCGATATAA
- a CDS encoding calcium:proton antiporter, with product MELLHSLASQTWFIVLMAIALIGGVLSAVHHAEVVAHKTGEPYGALILAISVTIIEVSLIISMMLTGHDGSEFIARDAVFATVMIVINGVIGLCIFIGGLHHHEMSFRNEGTNSALAVLTALATFILVMPIVTTSTPGPDFTKSQLAFAGIACFALYAAFLFFQTVSHRDYYLPKTEEKKTDINFHAPKPSNLKTTVSVALLIASLIVVVGLAELLSPAIEAGVNAAGAPKTIVGIAIAMLVLLPEGFAAVRAAKANRLQSSLNLALGSALASIGLSIPTIAAIAIYFNLPLSLGISTLNMTLMYLTFFIGALTLAIGRTTLLQGVVHLIIFFEYLFLSLVP from the coding sequence ATGGAACTGCTTCACTCCCTAGCCAGTCAAACATGGTTTATTGTGCTCATGGCTATAGCTCTCATTGGAGGGGTGCTTTCTGCCGTTCATCATGCTGAGGTCGTGGCCCACAAGACGGGTGAGCCCTATGGCGCTCTCATCCTAGCGATCAGCGTCACTATCATTGAAGTTTCTTTAATAATCTCCATGATGCTTACTGGGCATGATGGCTCTGAATTTATCGCCCGCGATGCCGTGTTTGCCACCGTGATGATTGTGATTAATGGCGTGATTGGCTTGTGCATTTTTATTGGAGGCCTTCACCATCATGAAATGTCTTTTCGCAATGAGGGTACAAATTCAGCATTAGCGGTATTAACAGCTTTGGCGACCTTTATTTTGGTCATGCCTATTGTGACCACTAGTACGCCAGGCCCAGACTTTACGAAGAGCCAATTGGCTTTTGCTGGCATTGCCTGTTTTGCTCTATATGCAGCATTTTTATTTTTTCAGACAGTCAGTCACCGCGACTACTACTTACCTAAAACTGAAGAAAAGAAAACTGATATCAACTTTCATGCGCCTAAGCCTAGCAATCTTAAGACTACTGTTAGCGTTGCGCTACTGATAGCCTCATTAATAGTAGTTGTAGGATTGGCAGAACTTCTGAGCCCAGCCATTGAAGCTGGAGTTAATGCAGCTGGGGCGCCTAAGACTATCGTGGGCATTGCCATTGCGATGTTGGTACTTTTACCAGAAGGTTTTGCTGCTGTTCGAGCAGCCAAAGCCAATCGCCTGCAGAGCAGTCTAAATCTGGCTTTAGGGTCTGCGCTAGCCAGTATCGGGCTTTCGATCCCCACAATTGCTGCTATTGCCATTTACTTTAATCTACCGCTCAGCCTCGGTATCAGCACCCTGAATATGACGTTGATGTATCTGACCTTCTTTATTGGCGCACTCACACTCGCCATTGGCAGAACAACCCTATTGCAAGGTGTGGTTCACTTGATCATCTTTTTTGAATACCTGTTCTTAAGTCTAGTGCCCTAA
- a CDS encoding sirohydrochlorin chelatase has product MKAIILFGHGARDPRWREPFDRLATLWSAQHAGTPVELAFLEMMQPSLDEAVAALSAQGATQITVVPVFFGQGGHLRNDFPVLLDSCREKFPQITLSTTPAVGEDLAVLQAIIDFGVRAL; this is encoded by the coding sequence ATGAAGGCAATCATTCTTTTTGGCCATGGCGCAAGAGATCCTCGTTGGCGTGAGCCCTTTGACCGACTCGCTACTTTATGGAGTGCGCAGCATGCAGGAACTCCAGTTGAGCTGGCCTTCTTAGAGATGATGCAACCCTCCCTAGATGAGGCAGTAGCCGCATTAAGCGCTCAGGGGGCAACTCAGATTACTGTGGTGCCCGTGTTTTTTGGTCAGGGTGGTCACCTGCGCAATGACTTTCCGGTATTGCTTGATTCCTGTCGGGAAAAATTCCCCCAAATTACTTTAAGCACGACGCCTGCTGTTGGCGAAGACTTGGCTGTCTTGCAGGCCATCATCGACTTTGGCGTTAGAGCACTTTGA
- the cobA gene encoding uroporphyrinogen-III C-methyltransferase, translated as MKSNLPSLSKVYLVGAGPGAADLITVRGAKLLEKAEIVFHDALVEPEMLSLCPQAELIPVGKRCGKLSSAQQFINKRLVDAAQKYQTVIRLKGGDPMLFGRADEEIQALKDAGIEVQVVPGITAALAGAASIQQSLTLRGISRSVAFVTLAQGAENLTAGQPISNPSADTLVYYMGRKDAAQIAQQLITQGNNGSTHKQDTPVQILEAVSTPRERLWSSTLAELADGNADAWFDSSSPALIMVGEALRTKDTQSESEDSKCSNAKVDDGLQDSQVFANSRRRA; from the coding sequence ATGAAAAGCAATCTTCCATCCCTCAGTAAAGTATATTTAGTGGGTGCCGGCCCTGGGGCTGCCGATCTCATTACAGTGCGCGGTGCAAAACTGCTTGAAAAAGCAGAAATCGTATTTCATGATGCTTTAGTAGAGCCTGAAATGCTATCCCTTTGCCCGCAGGCAGAACTTATTCCAGTAGGTAAACGTTGTGGAAAGCTCTCTTCTGCACAGCAATTTATTAATAAGCGTTTAGTCGATGCTGCCCAGAAATACCAAACGGTGATTCGCCTTAAAGGTGGTGACCCGATGCTCTTTGGTCGTGCCGATGAAGAAATACAAGCACTTAAAGATGCGGGCATTGAAGTACAAGTAGTACCGGGCATTACTGCAGCGCTTGCAGGCGCGGCAAGCATTCAACAATCACTGACTTTACGCGGAATCAGTAGAAGCGTTGCTTTTGTAACATTAGCGCAAGGCGCCGAGAACCTGACTGCTGGGCAACCTATTTCCAATCCAAGCGCTGACACTCTTGTCTATTACATGGGACGTAAAGATGCCGCTCAGATTGCACAACAATTAATTACCCAGGGAAATAATGGTAGTACTCACAAGCAAGATACGCCTGTGCAAATTTTAGAAGCCGTGAGTACACCTCGTGAACGTCTTTGGTCTAGCACTCTTGCAGAGTTAGCCGATGGCAACGCAGATGCTTGGTTTGATAGTAGCTCACCAGCCTTAATTATGGTGGGCGAAGCTTTAAGAACTAAAGATACACAATCTGAATCCGAAGACTCAAAGTGCTCTAACGCCAAAGTCGATGATGGCCTGCAAGACAGCCAAGTCTTCGCCAACAGCAGGCGTCGTGCTTAA